The following are from one region of the Stigmatella ashevillena genome:
- the hscB gene encoding Fe-S protein assembly co-chaperone HscB — MFELAPTYDVDVPKLERQFRDLSLQLHPDRFAQADPKERRISLEQTTALNEAYKTLKDPARRAFYLLKLHGVDMERDDANARKHMPQEFLEEVLELREELEVAVQARDLTRAQAMAVDVTARQREAQAEAAEALRGMKNSPEDDALVKKASHALGRVRYFTRFLEEVEAFEEEVSA, encoded by the coding sequence ATGTTCGAGCTGGCGCCCACCTATGACGTGGACGTGCCCAAGCTGGAGCGGCAGTTCCGCGACCTGTCCCTTCAGCTCCACCCGGACCGCTTCGCCCAGGCGGACCCCAAGGAGCGGCGCATCTCGCTGGAGCAGACCACGGCCCTCAACGAGGCCTACAAGACCCTCAAGGACCCGGCCCGCCGGGCCTTCTACCTGCTCAAGCTGCACGGCGTGGACATGGAGCGGGACGACGCCAATGCCCGGAAGCACATGCCCCAGGAGTTTCTCGAGGAAGTCCTGGAGCTGCGCGAGGAGCTGGAGGTGGCCGTGCAAGCCAGGGATCTGACACGGGCCCAGGCCATGGCAGTGGACGTGACGGCCCGGCAGCGCGAGGCCCAGGCCGAGGCGGCCGAGGCCCTCCGGGGCATGAAGAACAGCCCCGAGGATGACGCGCTGGTGAAAAAGGCATCGCATGCGCTGGGACGGGTGCGGTACTTCACGCGCTTTCTCGAAGAGGTCGAAGCGTTCGAGGAGGAGGTGTCGGCGTGA
- the hscA gene encoding Fe-S protein assembly chaperone HscA, with product MSKNGYLQIHDPLKPKGHAVGIDLGTTNSLVASVLQGKPRCLPADEGDAMLLPSVVHYAKDGGVVVGSRARKLAPEHPTDTLISVKRFMGRSPDDPETRKLGHYKFAEGPGRVVRFDVAGGQPVTPIEVSGEILRALKRRAESHFAGKVEQAVITVPAYFDEAQRQATKDAGRLAGLEVLRLLNEPTAAALAYGLDKGSQGTFAVYDLGGGTFDVSILKLVEGIFEVKSTGGDSALGGDDFDRAIAQKVFEAQGQTSPSPSLVAEMLAAARRTKEALTDAPEAELVVGGQPQRIRREEFEAWIQPLVQKTGGVCRRALKDAGVTAAELDGVILVGGATRVPAVRRYVAELFGREPLGDIDPDQVVALGAAVQADLLTNEDRQDEVLLLDVIPLSLGLETMGGIVEKLIPRNSTIPIAAAQVFTTFKDGQTGLDIHVLQGEREAVEDCRSLSRFRLAGIPALAAGMARVEVRFQVDADGILSVTAQEQSTGITQSITVKPSHGLTDEEVEQMLLDSIDHAEGDIQLRQLREQRVEAERVLQDATKQLTEHGDLLEADERALIEAALERVRERARGQDSHALKEAIHEADEASRSFVERVMNQAIRQVVAGHSVEEY from the coding sequence GTGAGCAAGAACGGCTACCTGCAGATCCATGATCCCCTCAAGCCCAAGGGGCATGCGGTGGGAATCGATCTGGGCACCACCAACTCGCTGGTGGCCAGCGTGCTCCAGGGCAAGCCCCGGTGCCTGCCCGCGGACGAGGGCGATGCGATGCTGCTGCCCTCGGTGGTGCACTACGCGAAGGATGGCGGCGTGGTGGTGGGCTCCCGGGCGCGCAAGCTGGCTCCCGAGCACCCCACCGACACCCTCATCTCCGTGAAGCGCTTCATGGGCCGCAGCCCAGACGATCCGGAGACGCGCAAGCTGGGGCACTACAAGTTCGCCGAGGGCCCCGGCCGGGTGGTGCGCTTCGACGTGGCCGGAGGCCAGCCCGTCACGCCCATCGAGGTCTCCGGAGAGATCCTCCGCGCGCTCAAGCGGCGCGCCGAGTCCCACTTCGCCGGCAAGGTGGAGCAGGCCGTCATCACCGTGCCCGCCTACTTCGACGAGGCCCAGCGGCAGGCCACCAAGGACGCGGGGCGGCTGGCGGGGCTGGAGGTGCTCCGGCTGCTCAACGAACCCACCGCAGCGGCGCTGGCCTATGGCCTGGACAAGGGCAGCCAGGGCACCTTCGCCGTGTATGATCTCGGCGGCGGCACCTTCGACGTCTCCATCCTCAAGCTGGTGGAGGGCATTTTCGAGGTGAAGTCCACCGGCGGAGACTCGGCACTCGGCGGTGACGACTTCGACCGGGCCATTGCCCAGAAAGTCTTCGAAGCCCAGGGACAGACCTCGCCTTCGCCCTCGCTCGTCGCGGAGATGCTCGCCGCGGCGCGCCGGACCAAGGAGGCCCTCACGGACGCCCCCGAGGCGGAGCTCGTCGTGGGCGGCCAACCCCAGCGCATCCGGCGCGAGGAGTTCGAGGCGTGGATCCAGCCGCTCGTCCAGAAGACGGGCGGGGTCTGTCGGCGGGCCCTCAAGGACGCGGGCGTGACGGCGGCGGAGCTGGACGGCGTGATTCTGGTGGGTGGGGCCACGCGCGTGCCCGCCGTGCGCCGCTATGTGGCGGAGCTCTTCGGCCGCGAGCCGCTGGGAGACATCGACCCGGATCAGGTGGTGGCCCTGGGTGCGGCGGTGCAGGCGGATCTGCTCACCAACGAGGACCGCCAGGACGAGGTGCTGCTGCTGGACGTCATCCCCCTGTCCCTGGGGCTGGAGACGATGGGCGGCATCGTCGAGAAGCTCATTCCCCGCAACTCCACCATCCCCATCGCCGCCGCCCAGGTCTTCACCACCTTCAAGGATGGGCAGACGGGCCTGGACATCCACGTGCTCCAGGGCGAGCGCGAGGCGGTGGAGGACTGTCGCAGCCTCTCGCGCTTCCGGCTGGCGGGAATTCCCGCCCTGGCGGCAGGCATGGCCCGTGTGGAGGTCCGCTTCCAAGTAGATGCCGACGGCATCCTCTCCGTCACCGCCCAAGAGCAGAGCACCGGCATCACCCAGTCCATCACCGTCAAGCCCAGCCACGGGCTCACGGATGAGGAGGTGGAGCAGATGCTGCTCGACTCCATCGATCACGCAGAGGGCGACATCCAGCTGCGCCAACTCCGCGAGCAGCGCGTGGAGGCCGAGCGCGTGCTCCAGGATGCCACCAAGCAGCTCACCGAGCATGGGGACCTTCTCGAGGCCGACGAGCGGGCCCTCATCGAGGCGGCCCTGGAGCGCGTCCGGGAACGGGCCCGGGGACAGGACTCCCACGCCCTGAAGGAGGCCATCCACGAGGCGGATGAGGCCTCCCGTTCGTTCGTGGAGCGGGTGATGAACCAGGCCATCCGCCAGGTCGTCGCCGGTCATTCCGTCGAGGAGTACTGA
- a CDS encoding 2Fe-2S iron-sulfur cluster-binding protein, whose amino-acid sequence MPKIHFKSPLQELTVEVRPGTTLLDAAEQGEAQVGHSCGGVCGCSTCHVWIRKGLDSLSEQEDAEMDRLDMGFDVRPYSRLSCQTAVGVDDVLVEITEESLTAFMDENPALRHQLEAEGKWPLKK is encoded by the coding sequence GTGCCGAAGATTCACTTCAAGAGCCCCCTTCAGGAGCTCACCGTCGAGGTAAGGCCGGGGACAACCCTGTTGGATGCGGCCGAGCAGGGCGAGGCCCAGGTGGGCCACAGCTGCGGGGGGGTGTGCGGGTGCTCCACGTGCCATGTGTGGATCCGCAAGGGGCTGGACTCGCTCTCCGAGCAGGAGGACGCGGAGATGGACCGGTTGGACATGGGCTTCGACGTGCGGCCCTACTCCCGGCTGAGCTGCCAGACGGCGGTGGGCGTGGACGACGTCCTGGTGGAGATCACCGAGGAGTCCCTGACGGCCTTCATGGACGAGAACCCCGCCCTCCGGCACCAGTTGGAGGCAGAGGGGAAATGGCCGCTGAAGAAGTGA
- a CDS encoding lysylphosphatidylglycerol synthase transmembrane domain-containing protein, which translates to MGVVGLVLSAVLISTAFFHWHLRAPGPLLTPRFPLREFFSDLPGHLPWLIPFLLLSASIIPLRAIQWQRTLQKPVPFAERYHLVAIGAFTHNALPGKLGDFIRSFLMSRTQRLPFLQCLGSVAVCKLLEFTALMGLVALSFLGPFAETMVHFEKALKVAVSLCIGLVALVVLLAHYAQPLAQGLHRRHRLPRVQNLLQHVADGLGTARSFRGMAVALVFSVGPVLAPALAYGLALQGLKIPGGVFAGAVVLGAIALGQSLPGVPAGMGIYYFVTSWAARSLGASEADAAAFSTLTHLGTVLSQASVGAFSVHRRKLRLKDLRRGGSLAREATQHVAHEAVEPVAP; encoded by the coding sequence ATGGGCGTGGTGGGCCTGGTGCTCTCCGCCGTCCTCATCTCCACGGCCTTCTTCCATTGGCACCTGAGAGCCCCGGGGCCGTTGCTCACGCCCCGCTTCCCCCTGCGGGAGTTCTTCAGCGATCTGCCGGGCCACCTGCCGTGGCTCATTCCGTTCCTGCTGCTGTCCGCTTCCATCATCCCCCTGCGGGCGATCCAGTGGCAGCGCACGCTCCAGAAGCCGGTGCCCTTCGCGGAGCGCTACCACTTGGTGGCGATCGGTGCCTTCACGCACAACGCGCTGCCGGGGAAGCTGGGGGACTTCATCCGCTCTTTCTTGATGTCCCGTACCCAGCGGTTGCCCTTCCTCCAGTGCCTGGGCTCGGTGGCGGTGTGCAAGCTGCTGGAGTTCACCGCGCTCATGGGCCTGGTGGCCCTGTCCTTCCTGGGGCCCTTCGCGGAGACGATGGTGCACTTCGAGAAGGCCCTGAAGGTGGCGGTCTCCCTGTGCATTGGCTTGGTCGCACTCGTGGTGTTGCTGGCCCACTATGCGCAGCCCCTCGCCCAGGGGCTGCACCGCCGCCACCGGTTGCCGCGCGTCCAGAACCTCCTCCAGCACGTGGCGGATGGGCTGGGCACGGCGCGCAGCTTCCGAGGCATGGCGGTGGCGCTCGTGTTCTCCGTGGGGCCCGTCCTGGCCCCGGCGCTGGCCTACGGACTGGCCTTGCAGGGGCTGAAGATTCCCGGCGGCGTGTTCGCCGGGGCCGTCGTGCTGGGCGCCATTGCCCTGGGCCAGTCGCTGCCGGGGGTGCCCGCGGGCATGGGCATCTACTACTTCGTGACCAGCTGGGCGGCGCGCAGCCTGGGGGCCTCGGAGGCGGATGCCGCGGCTTTCTCCACGCTCACCCACCTGGGCACGGTGCTGAGCCAAGCCTCCGTGGGGGCCTTCTCCGTCCACCGGCGCAAGCTGCGCCTGAAGGACTTGCGGCGGGGCGGCAGCCTGGCCCGGGAGGCCACGCAGCACGTGGCCCACGAAGCCGTGGAGCCCGTAGCGCCCTGA
- a CDS encoding alkaline phosphatase family protein, whose amino-acid sequence MRTFARWSGEPINVSKVLTSDMHAWARGLAQRIGRSVPKVAATRQRRLVLVHLDGVPKNLLDEAVRTGRMPFFSRLVRSGAYHLEDAFWGSPASTPCFQAGLLYGIEHPNLPAYSWFDRELGRRVQMNTPRDALEIEQRLGHTRRPRLFSEGGHTYFSLFRGGAGNRVCMSTLSSLRVMARSLFPEMEGLLAARTMSPWRYLRLLGKDTVHALGEVWRWGSALQDFRHEGGFLISRVLLQRLGWSFAHTKALVDMVRGVPILYLVFGNYDEVAHRRGPRSEQALAELERVDGYLAELYAMARTVERPYDLIFLTDHGHVESLPFEQRQGRRLEDMLLRGPSAPLPEAVARGLLEGRAPLGAGERMPPEAPVVVESGNFAHVYLTRRRQPLEARELLAHHRDVLARASLHPDIGLVALRRGSAAVALVKGKVYGAEEIERAPLAEEFSRHAVANYLHELPFMPTAGDLVLFGEAVRPGATVGFAWEFGSHGGLTRTETCSTVCWPGEGPVDLSGLTHCVNLHQRLSEAYLA is encoded by the coding sequence ATGCGCACCTTCGCTCGCTGGAGCGGGGAGCCAATCAACGTGAGCAAGGTACTCACCTCGGACATGCACGCCTGGGCGCGTGGCCTTGCCCAGCGCATCGGCCGTTCGGTGCCGAAGGTGGCTGCGACGAGGCAGCGGCGCCTGGTGCTCGTCCACCTGGACGGGGTTCCCAAAAACCTGCTGGATGAGGCGGTGCGGACCGGGCGCATGCCCTTCTTCTCGCGCTTGGTGCGCTCGGGGGCGTACCACCTCGAGGATGCTTTCTGGGGCTCCCCTGCCTCCACGCCCTGCTTTCAAGCGGGGCTCCTCTACGGGATTGAACACCCGAACCTCCCTGCCTACTCGTGGTTCGATCGCGAGCTGGGGCGGCGGGTGCAGATGAACACGCCCCGGGACGCGCTGGAGATTGAACAGCGGCTGGGGCACACGCGGCGCCCTCGCCTGTTCTCGGAAGGGGGGCACACGTACTTTTCGTTGTTCCGGGGCGGGGCGGGCAACCGGGTGTGCATGAGCACCTTGTCGAGCCTGAGGGTGATGGCGCGCTCGCTGTTCCCGGAGATGGAGGGGCTCCTGGCGGCGCGCACGATGAGCCCCTGGCGGTACCTGCGCTTGCTGGGAAAGGACACCGTGCATGCGCTGGGCGAGGTCTGGCGCTGGGGAAGTGCGCTTCAGGACTTCCGGCACGAGGGGGGCTTTCTCATCAGCCGTGTGTTGTTGCAGCGGCTGGGGTGGAGCTTTGCTCACACCAAAGCGCTGGTGGACATGGTGCGCGGCGTCCCCATCCTCTATCTCGTGTTCGGCAATTACGACGAAGTGGCGCACCGTCGGGGGCCTCGTTCGGAGCAGGCGCTCGCGGAGCTGGAGCGCGTGGATGGCTACCTCGCGGAGCTGTACGCGATGGCCCGCACCGTCGAGCGCCCGTACGATCTCATCTTCCTCACCGACCATGGCCATGTGGAAAGCCTTCCCTTCGAGCAACGCCAAGGGCGGCGCCTGGAAGACATGCTGCTGAGAGGACCCTCGGCACCCTTGCCAGAGGCCGTGGCCCGCGGGTTGTTGGAAGGACGTGCGCCGCTGGGGGCCGGTGAGCGCATGCCCCCGGAGGCGCCGGTGGTGGTCGAGTCGGGCAACTTCGCCCACGTCTATCTGACGCGGCGCCGCCAGCCGTTGGAGGCGCGGGAGCTGCTGGCGCACCACCGGGACGTGCTGGCGCGGGCCTCGCTCCATCCGGACATCGGCCTGGTGGCCCTGCGGCGCGGTAGCGCGGCGGTGGCGTTGGTGAAGGGGAAAGTCTATGGCGCGGAAGAGATTGAAAGGGCCCCCCTGGCGGAGGAGTTCAGCCGCCACGCCGTCGCGAACTACCTGCACGAACTGCCCTTCATGCCCACCGCGGGGGATTTGGTCCTCTTCGGTGAGGCTGTGCGGCCCGGGGCCACGGTGGGCTTTGCCTGGGAGTTTGGCTCTCACGGTGGGCTCACGCGGACGGAGACGTGCAGCACGGTGTGCTGGCCGGGGGAGGGGCCCGTGGATCTCTCGGGCCTGACCCATTGCGTGAACCTGCACCAACGGCTCTCGGAGGCCTACCTTGCCTGA
- a CDS encoding mevalonate kinase family protein, whose translation MERALSAPGKLFVSGEYAVLWGGMSRVAAVAPRTAALVRRRPDARVHVCLEEGTLAGSATPKGVRWEREVPPGFSFVARTLDEALRAHGRQSVGFELAIAPSAVGPGGLKLGMGGSACATVLAADAARFILEERFDTLKLSLVAHALGQGGKGSGGDVAASFAGGLLRYRRYDTSALLAASSAGGFRAALLEAPSVDVWRLPAPKLAMAYAFTGESASTRVLISQVEARLAESGRQTFVERSDALGHAIEEGLGGGDFQVFSEAVTAQQRLLQELGPTETESMRRVLAIAASYGCAGKQSGAGGGDGCILFAPGVDVRAELMKGLESRGFHTMALEAEPGLRGEAQPDSRLRTWLDAHA comes from the coding sequence ATGGAACGCGCCCTCTCCGCGCCGGGGAAGCTGTTCGTCTCCGGGGAGTACGCCGTGTTGTGGGGCGGAATGTCCCGGGTGGCGGCGGTGGCGCCTCGGACGGCGGCGCTGGTGCGGAGGCGGCCGGATGCGCGGGTCCACGTGTGCCTGGAAGAGGGCACGTTGGCGGGCAGCGCGACGCCCAAGGGCGTCCGGTGGGAGCGGGAAGTGCCCCCGGGGTTCTCCTTCGTGGCGCGCACGCTGGACGAGGCGCTGCGAGCGCACGGCCGTCAGAGCGTGGGCTTCGAGCTGGCGATCGCCCCTTCCGCGGTGGGGCCGGGCGGGCTCAAGCTGGGCATGGGCGGGAGCGCGTGCGCGACGGTGCTGGCCGCGGACGCGGCGCGGTTCATCCTGGAGGAGCGCTTCGACACGTTGAAGCTGTCCCTGGTGGCGCATGCGCTGGGGCAGGGTGGGAAGGGCAGTGGCGGAGACGTGGCGGCGAGCTTCGCGGGTGGCCTGTTGCGCTACCGGCGCTATGACACCTCGGCGCTCCTGGCGGCCTCCAGCGCGGGAGGCTTCCGGGCCGCCTTGCTGGAAGCGCCTTCTGTGGATGTGTGGCGGCTGCCCGCGCCAAAGTTGGCGATGGCCTACGCCTTCACGGGCGAGAGCGCCTCCACGCGTGTGCTCATCTCCCAGGTGGAAGCGCGGCTGGCCGAATCCGGGCGCCAGACGTTCGTGGAGCGCTCGGACGCGCTGGGGCACGCCATCGAAGAAGGGCTGGGCGGCGGGGACTTCCAGGTGTTCTCGGAGGCCGTGACGGCGCAGCAGCGGCTGTTGCAGGAACTGGGGCCCACCGAGACGGAGAGCATGCGCCGGGTGTTGGCCATCGCCGCCTCGTATGGGTGCGCGGGAAAGCAGTCCGGCGCGGGAGGAGGCGATGGGTGCATCCTCTTTGCGCCGGGCGTGGACGTCCGCGCTGAGTTGATGAAGGGCCTGGAGTCGCGGGGCTTCCACACGATGGCCCTCGAGGCGGAGCCAGGGCTTCGGGGAGAGGCTCAACCGGATTCACGCCTGCGGACGTGGTTGGACGCGCACGCGTAG
- the mvaD gene encoding diphosphomevalonate decarboxylase — protein sequence MKATALAHPNIALVKYWGKRDDALILPHQSSLSLTLSPMSVTTTVEFGASTDQVEINGHAAKGSERDRVLRVLEAVKVEAGGALGPARMVSRGDFPAAAGLASSAAGFAALAVAARAAAGLPSDPQAASLLARLGSGSACRSIQGGFCEWRRGERDDGADSFAVQRFAEGHWPELRMVVAILNREEKAVKSRDGMKLTVETSPYYAAWAKDAEAEIPRAVELIQRKDLQGLGALSERNAWRMHATSFAADPPLSYMHPSTLGLIEHLSEQRKKGMPVWFTLDAGPNPVLLTDAAHEVAAEALARACGAVDVVRCVPGGDAVLKSEHLF from the coding sequence ATGAAAGCGACTGCCCTGGCGCATCCCAACATCGCCTTGGTGAAGTATTGGGGAAAGCGGGACGACGCGCTCATCCTGCCCCATCAATCGAGCCTGTCCCTGACGCTCTCCCCCATGTCCGTCACCACGACGGTGGAGTTTGGCGCCAGCACGGATCAGGTGGAGATCAACGGCCATGCGGCCAAGGGCAGTGAGCGGGATCGGGTCCTCCGGGTGCTGGAGGCGGTGAAGGTGGAGGCGGGCGGCGCGCTGGGGCCCGCGCGGATGGTGTCGCGCGGGGACTTTCCGGCGGCGGCGGGACTGGCCAGCAGCGCGGCGGGCTTCGCGGCGCTGGCGGTGGCGGCCCGGGCCGCGGCGGGACTTCCTTCGGATCCTCAAGCGGCGAGCCTCCTGGCCCGGCTGGGCAGTGGCTCGGCGTGCCGCAGCATCCAGGGAGGCTTCTGCGAGTGGCGGCGGGGAGAGCGCGACGATGGCGCGGACAGCTTCGCGGTGCAGCGCTTCGCCGAGGGGCACTGGCCGGAACTGCGCATGGTGGTGGCCATCCTCAACCGCGAGGAGAAGGCGGTGAAGTCGCGGGATGGGATGAAGCTCACGGTGGAGACGAGCCCGTACTACGCCGCGTGGGCCAAGGACGCGGAGGCCGAGATTCCCCGGGCCGTGGAGCTCATCCAGCGCAAGGACTTGCAAGGACTGGGGGCGCTGAGCGAGCGCAACGCCTGGCGCATGCACGCCACGTCGTTCGCGGCGGATCCGCCGCTCAGCTACATGCACCCGAGCACGCTGGGGCTCATCGAGCACCTGAGTGAGCAGCGCAAGAAGGGCATGCCGGTGTGGTTCACGCTGGACGCGGGGCCCAACCCAGTGCTGCTGACGGACGCGGCCCATGAGGTGGCGGCCGAGGCGCTGGCGCGGGCTTGCGGCGCGGTGGACGTGGTGCGGTGCGTGCCGGGCGGGGATGCGGTGCTGAAGAGCGAGCACCTCTTCTGA
- the mvk gene encoding mevalonate kinase, with protein sequence MNSRAAPWVGFGAGKVILLGEHSVVYGHPALAGPLSYGVTARAVPSKRCHLSLPGTLSRAQRNLLTQAFQRAAALCGSPAVKVTLESELPLSMGLGSSGALAVASTRVLLKAAGQDDSPEEVARLALEMEQEFHGTPSGVDHTTSAQQKLLLYKRHPGQSTGRVRILKSPRPLKVLVALVGDRSPTKHTVAALRARQARWPDRYTRLFKQIGTLASEGAKAVEQGDLETLGDVMNVNQGLLAALGLSSPPLEEMVYRLRGLGALGAKLTGAGGDGGAVIGLFLEPEPAVAKLLELGVRCFTSQLAGPRAL encoded by the coding sequence ATGAATTCAAGGGCGGCCCCGTGGGTGGGCTTTGGCGCCGGCAAGGTCATTCTGCTGGGCGAACACAGTGTGGTGTACGGGCATCCGGCCTTGGCCGGCCCCCTGTCGTACGGCGTGACGGCGCGGGCAGTGCCGTCGAAGCGGTGTCACCTCTCGTTGCCGGGGACGCTCAGCCGTGCCCAGCGCAACCTGCTCACCCAGGCCTTCCAGCGCGCCGCCGCGCTGTGTGGGAGCCCGGCGGTGAAGGTGACGCTGGAGTCCGAGCTGCCGCTGTCCATGGGGCTGGGCAGCTCCGGGGCGCTCGCGGTGGCCAGCACCCGCGTGCTGCTGAAGGCAGCGGGCCAGGACGACTCGCCTGAGGAGGTGGCGCGGCTGGCCCTGGAGATGGAGCAGGAGTTCCACGGCACGCCCTCGGGTGTGGACCACACCACGAGCGCTCAGCAGAAGCTGCTGCTCTACAAGCGCCACCCGGGCCAGTCCACGGGGCGGGTGCGGATCCTGAAGAGCCCGCGTCCGCTCAAGGTGCTGGTGGCCTTGGTGGGGGACCGCAGCCCCACCAAGCACACGGTGGCGGCCCTGCGTGCGCGCCAGGCCCGCTGGCCGGACCGGTACACGCGGCTGTTCAAGCAGATCGGCACCCTGGCCTCCGAGGGGGCCAAGGCGGTGGAGCAGGGCGATCTGGAGACCCTGGGGGACGTGATGAACGTCAACCAGGGACTGCTGGCGGCGCTCGGGCTGTCCTCGCCGCCGCTGGAGGAGATGGTGTACCGGCTGCGGGGCCTGGGGGCCCTGGGCGCGAAGCTGACGGGGGCTGGAGGTGACGGCGGCGCCGTCATTGGCCTCTTCTTGGAGCCCGAGCCGGCGGTGGCGAAGCTGCTGGAGCTGGGGGTCCGGTGTTTCACCAGCCAGCTCGCGGGACCGCGGGCGCTGTGA
- a CDS encoding hydroxymethylglutaryl-CoA reductase, degradative: MSSRFWKEWVMSDFVTSRLAGFHKLPIEERRAQIAQMFRLSKEEMELLSGHGSLHTALANQMIENAVGTFSLPLGLGLNMMVNGRDYLVPMAVEEPSVVAAVSFAAKIVREAGGFTAEADDSMMIGQVQLTRYGDPTEATRKILDHKEQLLALANSFHPSMIRRGGGAKDVEVRLLPAPEGPRGEPLLIVHLLVDTQEAMGANLINTMAEGISPLIEQITGGKVYLRILSNLADRRLARAMCHIPVAALADFELPGELIAEGISQASRFAQADPYRAATHNKGVMNGIDAVAIATGQDWRAIEAGAHAFACRDGQYRPLSTWHLEEGHLVGRIELPLALGLVGGPIKIHPGVQVALKLMQAHTVREMSMVFAAVGLAQNFAAVRALGSVGIQKGHMAMHARCVAVTAGARGDWVEKIANELVKVGPIKVEKARELIAALSPDEAAAATGTAG, from the coding sequence GTGTCCTCACGGTTTTGGAAGGAATGGGTAATGTCTGACTTTGTGACGTCTAGGCTCGCAGGGTTCCACAAGCTGCCGATCGAGGAGCGCCGCGCGCAGATCGCCCAGATGTTCCGCCTTTCCAAGGAGGAGATGGAGCTGTTGAGCGGCCACGGGAGTCTGCACACCGCCCTGGCCAACCAGATGATCGAGAACGCCGTGGGCACGTTCTCGCTGCCGCTGGGGCTGGGGCTGAACATGATGGTCAACGGGCGCGACTACCTCGTGCCAATGGCCGTCGAGGAGCCCTCCGTGGTGGCCGCCGTCTCCTTCGCCGCGAAGATCGTCCGTGAGGCAGGCGGCTTCACCGCCGAGGCCGACGACTCGATGATGATCGGCCAGGTGCAGCTGACCCGGTACGGAGACCCGACCGAGGCCACGCGGAAGATCCTGGATCACAAGGAGCAATTGCTCGCGCTGGCCAACAGCTTCCACCCGTCGATGATCCGCCGGGGCGGAGGGGCCAAGGACGTGGAGGTTCGGCTGCTGCCTGCGCCCGAGGGCCCGCGCGGCGAGCCCTTGCTCATCGTCCACCTGCTCGTCGACACGCAGGAGGCCATGGGCGCCAACCTCATCAACACCATGGCCGAGGGCATCTCTCCGCTGATCGAGCAGATCACCGGGGGCAAGGTGTACCTGCGGATCCTCTCGAACCTGGCGGACCGCCGGCTGGCGCGCGCCATGTGCCACATTCCGGTGGCGGCGCTGGCGGACTTCGAGCTGCCCGGCGAGCTGATCGCCGAGGGCATCTCCCAGGCGAGCCGCTTCGCCCAGGCGGATCCGTACCGGGCGGCCACGCACAACAAGGGCGTGATGAACGGCATCGACGCGGTGGCCATCGCCACGGGCCAGGACTGGCGTGCCATCGAGGCGGGGGCGCATGCCTTCGCGTGCCGCGATGGGCAGTACCGGCCGCTGTCCACCTGGCACCTGGAAGAGGGCCACTTGGTGGGCCGCATCGAACTGCCGCTGGCGCTGGGGCTGGTGGGCGGCCCCATCAAGATTCACCCGGGCGTGCAGGTGGCGCTCAAGCTGATGCAGGCGCACACCGTGCGCGAGATGTCCATGGTGTTCGCGGCGGTGGGCCTGGCGCAGAACTTCGCGGCGGTGCGGGCGCTGGGCAGCGTGGGCATCCAGAAGGGCCACATGGCGATGCACGCGCGGTGCGTGGCCGTGACGGCGGGCGCGCGGGGAGACTGGGTGGAGAAGATCGCCAACGAACTGGTGAAGGTGGGTCCTATCAAGGTAGAGAAGGCGCGCGAGCTCATTGCCGCGCTGTCTCCTGACGAGGCTGCCGCTGCCACGGGGACTGCGGGCTAG